In Clostridium sp., one DNA window encodes the following:
- a CDS encoding ABC transporter substrate-binding protein: protein MKKIFPVISIFLISLFALSGCGQTTGSGGSKEDSSKPKEINIGYQPGINHSLLIIAKNKGWFTQEFKKDNIKINFQSFVSGPPMIEAFAGGKLDIGEVGDQPAIQARANSIDIKAIGVYAAGYKLNSILAATGSNIKSAKDLKGKKVAVTVGSSAHMLLARYLESAGLKQSDIQLVNLQPPDIKTSFSSKNIDAGLVWEPYASSIEDEKTAYQIGDGTNLKYDVNFIIADNEFAKKNSDIVKRVLKVYEKTEKWAKSNPDQAADIISKELKLKKNIVQKGLAKEDFNIRLTDEVTKSLSSTIKTLRQNNTIRKDVKVDDLIDKTYLKDAGIN from the coding sequence ATGAAAAAGATATTTCCTGTAATTTCAATATTTTTAATAAGTTTGTTTGCTCTTTCAGGATGCGGGCAAACAACTGGTTCAGGAGGCAGTAAAGAGGATTCATCGAAACCAAAAGAAATAAATATAGGTTATCAACCGGGAATAAATCATTCACTCTTAATTATTGCAAAGAATAAAGGATGGTTTACTCAGGAATTCAAGAAAGACAATATAAAAATTAATTTTCAAAGTTTTGTTTCAGGGCCTCCTATGATCGAAGCATTTGCAGGTGGGAAGCTTGATATAGGAGAAGTTGGAGATCAGCCGGCCATACAGGCAAGAGCAAATAGCATAGATATAAAGGCTATTGGAGTCTATGCAGCAGGGTATAAATTGAACTCCATACTTGCAGCAACTGGTTCTAATATAAAGTCAGCCAAGGATTTGAAAGGCAAGAAAGTTGCAGTTACAGTTGGTTCATCTGCCCATATGCTTCTTGCAAGATACCTGGAATCAGCGGGATTGAAGCAGAGTGATATACAGCTTGTTAATTTACAACCACCTGATATAAAAACGTCATTTTCATCTAAAAATATTGATGCCGGGCTTGTTTGGGAGCCATATGCATCTTCAATAGAAGATGAGAAGACAGCTTATCAGATAGGAGATGGAACTAACCTGAAATATGATGTAAATTTCATCATAGCCGATAATGAATTTGCCAAAAAGAATTCTGATATTGTTAAAAGGGTTCTAAAGGTCTATGAAAAAACTGAAAAATGGGCTAAGTCGAATCCTGATCAGGCTGCAGATATTATATCCAAGGAACTCAAATTGAAGAAGAATATTGTGCAAAAAGGTCTTGCAAAAGAAGATTTCAATATAAGATTGACTGACGAGGTTACAAAATCACTTTCCTCAACAATTAAAACTCTGAGACAGAATAATACGATCAGGAAAGATGTAAAAGTGGATGATCTCATAGACAAGACTTACTTGAAAGATGCCGGAATAAATTAA